GACGGGGTCGAGGCGCTCGAGGCCCTCGCGCTCGAGCACGCCCAGCAGCTGGCCGCGCATGGGGACCAGCGACTCGTCGCCGTGGGCCACGCCGTAGTCGAAGGCGTCGAGCACGGGCAGCATCACCTCGACCAGCGAGCCCGCCGCCCGGGCGACGTCGTCGGCCTGCTGCTTCATGGTGCGCTTCCGGAAGTTCTCGAACTCGGCCTGCTTCGCCTGGGCCAGGGCCAGGTACTCGTCGCGCTCGGCGGTGACCGCCTCGAGCGAGGCGAGGAGGTCCTCGACCGAGGGCGGCCCGTCGTCGGGCCCGTCGTCGGTTGGACCGGTGTCAGCCGGTGGGGCGTCGTCAGGCCCGCGGGCGACCCCCTCGGCCGGCGCCTCGGCGTCGGCTCGGGGGTCGTCGGGCTCCACGTGCGTGGGGTTGACGTCCGACATCAGGCCGACTTGTCCTCGTCCTCGACGATCTCGGCATCGACGACCTCGTCGTCGGCCGGGGCCGAGCCGGCGTCGCTGCCGGCGGTGCCTGCTGCCCCACCCTCGGCGGCAGCCGCCTCGTACAGCCGCTGCGAGAAGGTCTGGCTGGCGCCCATGAGGGTCTCGGTGGCGGTGCGGATCGCCTCGATGTCGCTGCCGTCGACCGCCGTCTTGAGCTCGGCGAGGGCCGACTCCACGGCCTCCTTCTCGGTGCCCTCGATCTTCTCGCCGTGCTCGCGGAGGACCTTCTCGGTCTGGTACACGAGGCTGTCGGCGTTGTTGCGAACCTCGGCCTCATCGCGGCGCTTGCGGTCGTCCTCGGCGTGGGCCTCGGCGTCGCGGACCATCTTGTCGATGGCGTCCTTGTCGAGCGAGCTCTGACCGGTGATGGTCATCGACTGCTCCTTGTTGGTCGCCCGGTCCTTGGCCGACACGTGGACGATGCCGTTGGCGTCGATGTCGAAGGTGACCTCGATCTGCGGCACGCCGCGCGGGGCGGGGGGCAGCTCGACGAGCTGGAACTTGCCCAGGGTCTTGTTGTAGCTGGCCATCTCGCGCTCGCCCTGGATGACGTGGATCTCGACCGACGGCTGCATGTCGTCGGCGGTGGTGAAGACCTCGGTGCGCCGCGTCGGGATGGTGGTGTTGCGCTCGATGAGCTTGGTCATCACCCCGCCCTTGGTCTCGATGCCGAGGGAGAGGGGGGTGACGTCGAGCAGGAGGACGTCCTTCACGTCGCCCTTGAGCACGCCGGCCTGGACGGCGGCGCCGATGGCCACCACCTCGTCGGGGTTGACGCCCTTGTTCGGCTCCTTGCCGGTGAACGACTGGACCAGCTCGACCACCGCCGGCATGCGGGTGGATCCGCCCACGAGGATCACGTGGTCGAGCGCACCCTTGTCGATGCCGGCGTCGGAGATGGCCTGCTCGAACGGGGAGCGGCAGCGCTCGAGGAGGTCGGCGGTGAGCTCCTGGAACTTGGCCCGGGAGAGGGTCTCGTCGAGGTGCTTGGGGCCCTCCTGGGTGGCGGTGATGAAGGGGAGGTTGATCTGGGTCGACTGCGTGGAGCTCAGCTCGATCTTGGCCTTCTCGGCTGCCTCCTTGAGGCGCTGGGCCGCCATCTTGTCGGCGGCGAGGTCGACGCCCTCCTTGGCCTTGAACTGCTGCACGAGCCAGTCGATGACCCGCTGGTCCCAGTCGTCGCCGCCGAGGCTGGTGTCGCCGTGGGTGGACTTGACCTCGAAGACGCCGTCGCCGATCTCGAGCACCGACACGTCGAAGGTGCCGCCACCGAGGTCGAACACGAGGATCGTCTGCTCGGCGCCCTCCTTGTCGAGGCCGTAGGCGAGGGCGGCGGCGGTGGGCTCGTTGATGATGCGCAGGACCTCGAGTCCGGCGATCTGACCGGCCTCCTTGGTGGCGGTGCGCTCGGCGTCGTTGAAGTAGGCCGGCACCGTGATGACCGCCTGGGTGACGGTGTCACCGAGGTAGGCCTCGGCATCGCGCTTGAGCTTCTGGAGCACACGGGCGCTGATCTCCTGGGCGGTGTAGGTCGTGCCGTCGACGTCGTCGGTCTTCCAGTCGGTGCCCATCTGGCGCTTGACCGAGCGGATGGTGCGGTCGGGGTTGGTGATGGCCTGGCGCTTGGCCACCTCACCGACCAGGACCTCGCCGTTCTTGGCGAAGGCGACCACCGAGGGGGTGGTCCGCCCGCCCTCGGCGTTGGGG
The sequence above is a segment of the Acidimicrobiales bacterium genome. Coding sequences within it:
- a CDS encoding nucleotide exchange factor GrpE — translated: MSDVNPTHVEPDDPRADAEAPAEGVARGPDDAPPADTGPTDDGPDDGPPSVEDLLASLEAVTAERDEYLALAQAKQAEFENFRKRTMKQQADDVARAAGSLVEVMLPVLDAFDYGVAHGDESLVPMRGQLLGVLEREGLERLDPVGEAFDPNEHEAVAHEAGDGGEPEVAETLRAGYRWKGRLVRPVMVRVRD
- the dnaK gene encoding molecular chaperone DnaK; protein product: MAKAVGIDLGTTNSVVSVLEGGEPTVIPNAEGGRTTPSVVAFAKNGEVLVGEVAKRQAITNPDRTIRSVKRQMGTDWKTDDVDGTTYTAQEISARVLQKLKRDAEAYLGDTVTQAVITVPAYFNDAERTATKEAGQIAGLEVLRIINEPTAAALAYGLDKEGAEQTILVFDLGGGTFDVSVLEIGDGVFEVKSTHGDTSLGGDDWDQRVIDWLVQQFKAKEGVDLAADKMAAQRLKEAAEKAKIELSSTQSTQINLPFITATQEGPKHLDETLSRAKFQELTADLLERCRSPFEQAISDAGIDKGALDHVILVGGSTRMPAVVELVQSFTGKEPNKGVNPDEVVAIGAAVQAGVLKGDVKDVLLLDVTPLSLGIETKGGVMTKLIERNTTIPTRRTEVFTTADDMQPSVEIHVIQGEREMASYNKTLGKFQLVELPPAPRGVPQIEVTFDIDANGIVHVSAKDRATNKEQSMTITGQSSLDKDAIDKMVRDAEAHAEDDRKRRDEAEVRNNADSLVYQTEKVLREHGEKIEGTEKEAVESALAELKTAVDGSDIEAIRTATETLMGASQTFSQRLYEAAAAEGGAAGTAGSDAGSAPADDEVVDAEIVEDEDKSA